The window ATACTGGAATGAAGAAACATGCAATGTGCAATGTACACTTACCCATTCATTGCCTCTACAAACCGCCACACGTTCATGCTCTGCCGCTGATCTAgcaactgcaacatgccaaagaacaTAAGTCTAGACTTAATAGCTCAAAGGGAAAAGACAATAATTAATAGAGGAGGAGAAAAGTATGCGGTGCTTACACTTCTACAACCCTGCACTATATCTGATTCAGGTGACTCAGAGCATCCCCTTACTTCCTAAGgattcaaggatgttttcaagaaaAGCAAAGGAAATGTCATGTGGAGGAAATTAAAGCAAGCCATAGTTACCTTGCTGAAGAACCGCTGCAGTAAGCTTTCCTTGACCAACCCACACATCCCATAGTAATACAACAAATTTGACTCCACCTAAGAATGCAAAATTATCACTAGTTCTGTACAGTCCTATTTTTTAAGGAAATATCAAATTTGAGACCCAGTATGTCATATGCTGCAAAATTACCTTACTATAAAACCACTCAGTCCATGTGGGAGCTTTACATAGGGGTGAAACAAGTACAAGACCTAATACACGCTCCCTACACTTTGCCTGCAGAAGAGTGTGTGGCTCAATAAAAAGTCTTCATAAATAAGCAATACACCGAACACATGCTTGAAAGAAACACCTACTGCAAAGAGAGTAAGAATGTAAGCACCCGCAGTGGCACCTAAGCACATAACAGAACCTAATCTGGAATGTGCAAATTTGACAAGAAAACAAAAGTTAATCCACAAAATATTGGCAAGATCGTTTGAGCTTGATATAAATTTTAAAAGAATCCAATAGAAGATTACCCAAAGAAATCAAGAACATCCGCAACCTGATCCGCCAAGTCATCAACAGATGGTACAGGTGTTTTCGGTGAAATTGGAGCTGCTCCCAACTACATGATTTGCACAATAGGATACAAGAAAAGTAGTAATGAGAAAATATAAAAACTACAATTTATGTGATGAGTCATGTTAATGGCAAATGCAAGGCTTAGTAGTTGCAAACTACTGACCTCGTGTCCTGGGGGGCTGATATGGTAAATGCAAAAATTGTGAAGCAGCAGTGAAGCAGCTTCAGGGCAGAAGAGTAATCCTTCGAAACAAGACATATCTGACCAGCAATAACATGGAGTTTAGCACTCGATTTTCAGATTGCTGGAATAATTTCAAGAAAGCTCGAGCACTTTAAACTAGCGTGTTGTACTTACAATTTAAAGCAACATCTGGACAAGTAACAAGAGCAGGCTTGTCATGATCACCATACACTGCAACAGATACAGATCCATGATTTGTTTGTATATGATGTTCCTGAAGAAACAAGAGGAATGAGACAGTGTTAAAACACAAACAANNNNNNNNNNNNNNNNNNNNNNNNNNNNNNNNNNNNNNNNNNNNNNNNNNNNNNNNNNNNNNNNNNNNNNNNNNNNNNNNNNNNNNNNNNNNNNNNNNNNNNNNNNNNNNNNNNNNNNNNNNNNNNNNNNNNNNNNNNNNNNNNNNNNNNNNNGGGGGGGTCTAACAAAATAGCACCCAGCACGAAAAGTAATTCTGCAGAATGCAGCGCGCACCATAAAATAAAAAATTAACTATTCCACAGCAACAGGTGTGCATCCACTGAAAGACACATGGGACTAAATAACGGAAGGGTCATATTTGACCAAGCACAACTTCAGTATGACAAGTGATGACTGATGAACCATCAGCTGCCCAAAACTTAATGACAAATCAGAAGAAGCAAGTAATGATGTTAATGTGAAGCACCATCATGAAGACCCTATCCAACTAAAATACAAAATAGATGTGCCAAGTAGTCTTCATCTGTCCAATATAGATAAGCATGGAATCCAGATGGTACTTCAGGGCCAATCACTACAGAAACCAACAATATGTCTAAATCCAGAGCTGAATGTATATCCTGATAGCATCAAGATAAGTAGTGTGCAGAGCACCATGTATGTGTCTTATGCTTATACAGAAAATATATATCAGTAAGTCATTTTTGTTTAATTCATCAGTAAATCTATTCAAATACAGCTTGACGAATTAGGTGTCATGCACTATCTGTGTCCATACTAAACCAGGTTGATGTGGACTGAAAGACACCCATACAAAGAGAAATGGTCCTTTAAATTTGGTCAAGACAGGCATTAAAGTACTATTATTATCGCAAGATTTCTTAGAGGCGAGGAAAAGGTAGAAGTTCTCCCCTGACGCTTGAAGGAAATAATTTCTCTAAAATGACGCAAAGGTGACGACTTCATGATTGAAGGATCTTTGTTTTCTCTATATTTATAAAAAGCTAAAAAGATGCTAAAAAGGGGGAAAGGACATGAATAGTTTCATTATGATGAGTGTGCTAAAGCGATGACCCCTAAGCATTTGTTGTAGGACAAAGCAAAGTACTATACTATTCTACAGAGCAAAAGCCATAATCACACGCAAATAGCCAAAAAATATACGCTTGTCATCAAGAAAATAACAGTTCAAGACAACCACAAATTAAAGTTCTTTTTATCACGGGAAGAATGATTATGGCCTAGGTATTGCACAGAGCATTGATTGGAGTTGACAGCCACGGCATAAGCATCGTATTAAAAATGCGCAGAAACTGACGTGAAAGCGACTTGTAAACTGCACTCTCCTTAATATTTCAACCAAACAAGTCCACGGCCAAACAAAAACTTCGTCCAAACTGTATGAAGATTCCACAGGTCAGATAGTTTGGCTTGAGAAAAACAAACCAACAACCAAACAAAAGTACAGTTTCTTTACAGGAAATGGTAAGAGGTTGCAGCTACCAATTAATTGCACCCCCCACATACGTAGAACAAAGAATTTGCACAGCGCAACATACTCAGTGGCAGAAATCTATATTCATAAGGACCGAGAAAGCACAATCAGGTGAATAAAGAACTGGGCGACTGCTCaaagaagcgccaagaagaagaGTGGACGTTAGGAAACCCAAGCAACAGGCAAGAGAATCTTTTTGTGCTGAAATCGTGCCAACAGGCAAAGGTAGGCGATTCCGGTGAGCTGAATTGCTTGAATATATTAATTATTAAGGTAACCAGCGAGCAAGGAGCATGTGACCAGGCCATAGCCGTAGGTTGCAGGGGACATACGTAggcagacgacgacgacgacgacaaggcCAGCAGAGGATGCTGCGATAGATTCACCATCTCGTAGCTAAATATGGCAATCGCTTCAGCAGACGACGAAATGTTAGCATGCAGAATCGCAGGTGGCGAAACAAGCAGGAACAGTATGCCACAAATAGGGGAATTTGAGGATTTGCCCCACCTTTGCTTGCACTTCTAGGATTTGCCCTTGTTTTCATTGACATTAATCTTTTGCCACACCTTTGACAAAAATTTGATGATTTGCCCCTAACAAGATGGGCCCACTGTAAAATGTCGAAACTACCCCTGCCCTACTCAGTTCACCCCGACCGAGCACATCTCTGGGCGGGAAGACATGAGGCAGAGATGGAGCTCCCGCCGCCGTTGTTGCTCCGGCGGAGGTGGCCATGGCTCTGCCCCCGTCGGCCTTGTTACTCGCCCGACGCGGAAAATGGATGAGGAAACGATGAGGTAGCGCGCGGTGGCCGGGCTCGACCTACAGCCACCGGTCTGCTCATGGAGCACCTGCTTGGGGAGCGGCGGCGCCACTCGAGGCGGACAGCCAACGGATGTCTGCCTTGGCGTGCTTATGTGCGTTGTGTACGTGCGTGATCTAGTACCTGGGCGTGCCTGATGGTTGCTAGCCTGATAGGCGTGCGTGTGCCTGGGCGTGCGTGTGTGCATGAGTGCTCTGTgtgtgttgtgtgcgtgcgtgctCGCTCTAGCACCTGGGCGCCCTGCTGTTGCTGCTTCTACTGCCGCATGCATGGAGAAGGACGTCGTGGTCCGAGCTCGCTCCCGTCACCGAGCTCGCCATGTACAGCCACCACGTCCCCGGGCTCGGAGTCTCGGACCATGGACGGCACCCTCCGTGCGCCACATCTGGCATGATCCCTTGGTCCTTTCGTGGGGAGCTCGCTAGAGATGCTCGGCGAGGccggcatggcggcggcggcggcggccacgtgCCCGTGGAGATGCACACGCGTCTATTGGTGCTCGTGGCGGACAACACGGTCCGCGCTGTCAAGGCAGGGTGACCGGTGCAGGAAGTGCGGCGCCTTCCTCCGAGAGCTCGACTGGTCTACGGGTGTTGCGCTTCGCCCGAGAATCTTGCCCATGGACGAACGCCTGAGCTGCGCCTCGAGCACGTTTGTTGTAGAGGAGGGAGGAGGACATGGGAGAGGAGAAGCAGCATCAGCTCGTAGCCCGCACCATGGCATGCGGGGAGGAGCAGCAGTGGCTTGGCATTGGAGTATGGAAAGAGGAGCAGCAACAGCATAGCATGACAGCAAGTGGGCTGCGGGACGAACATATAAGGAAGAAGGGCATTTGGGTCATCAAATTTGTAGTGTAATCTCAAACCAGGTAGAAAAGGCAAATCATCAAAGTTTTAGCGAAGGTATGGCAAAAAATCGATGTCAATGAAAAGGAGGGCAAATCCTAGAAGTGCAAGCAAAGGTGTTCCCCCCACAAATACAACAGGGAGGTGCCTGCTTTATTGGTGCGGAATCCCGGAGCAACAGTATACCAAGACGGACAAAgtctccctcaaaaaaaaaagacggACAAAGTCTCCTCCAACTGGACTCAACAATTCGAGTAGAACCCTGCTTTGGTTTGGTTGTACTCCACAGTCCGACTAGAATCAGAAATCGGGCACGAAATCATGAGCTGGTTTTGGCGAAACAGCGACGCGACACAACACCACAAAATCGAACAAAACCCCAATCCATGGCCGCACAAGCGCACCCTAACCAAATGCAACAGCAGCCTAAATCACGGAGAGGAAAAGATGCGCCCAGACAGCACGGATTTCCAAGAAACGGGGGCAGGGCGGACTGACCTTGCCGCCCAAGGAGATGCGCTCGACGTCGACCGACACCACGGAGCCGCCGGAGTCCCCCATCGCCGTCCTCGACGCCGGGGGCCTCCCCCCTCTCTTTCCCTCCGCTTATAGATGCTCCGTTCGcctctcctttctctctctctcctcctgtCTGTCTTGGCGTCGCTTATAAACGAAGGAGCAGCACGCACACACGCTCTCTCTTTTTCTCACTTTCACTCTTGGCGTTGCCCGCCTCTTCTTCGAGGTTGAGGAGGCGTTCCTATATTCGCTCCGCCGATCTTGCACTTTCCTATTATTGCAACCCAATCCCAGGTTACACATTACTCACTTCTTTCGGAAACCAGCGGTGCTATGAGGTTAAAGGAGTCTAACTAACCCGATATGCATTTCTGAGTTCAGACTCATCTACTGGTCTGCAACCGGCTAAGAGGAAATTAAAagaaatttaaaaaaatatttttaaaatccGATTTTTTTTTCTTGTATGGAAGATGATTTGGTGCATGAGGTCAGCTTcaaatttcagatcatttggacaTACGAGTAACTCTTAGCAAAAAAAACAAATTGGGTCAGAACAGTAGATGAACAGTAAACTATTTCACAAACCCTAATTTTGCTTCCTCTTTTTTTTGTCGAGAGCTACTCGGATGTCGAAATGAGCTGAAATTTGAAGCGGACCTTACACACCTAAGCATCTTCCATGCAAAAAAAAATGTTTCTTCTTGATTTTTCTAGtattttcttttgaatttattGTTCACCACGAGAGCCAAATAGTTGCACTTCCAACTAAGAACATCTACAACTGGACTACTCAACCCTATACTCATCTGTCTGGTGCTACAACcacaatcctcaaattcaaaccctTATTTTCATATCACATCATCCAACATAAAATTCATCTACGTACTAGATCATATATTAGCAAACGAGTTACATTGAAAAGAAACTACCCTACTTAAACTCTACTCGTCGTCGCAGATTTCAATATCCCTTGTGCCAGACAGACTATCCTTGTGGTCATTGGCGGCAGGCCGCACCTCCAGcttctcctcatcatcatcgtttgGCAGGACCCGAACAACTCGTCCAATGCCAAGTCCGTGAGGTGGATACGACAACAGTTGGCTGCTACCTCCTGCTTGGACTGAATCAGAATGGCGGCCTGTTCTGCCTCAAATGTCAGGCTTGGGCGCTTTGGAAGTCCGCCTCCGCCATGGCAAAGTTGTAACCCCGCGCATCCTCTGCATCCTCCTCCATGGGCGCATCCTGATCCTCGGcgcccaactcctcctcctccagcaCCTCCTTTTCTAGtagctcctcgtcctcctccattGTTGCAAGCTCGACGGCGCAACATGCCTCCTCCGCGACGTGTATCTCGGCTTGGATCTTCGCCCAGCGTTCAGGTGTGGGCATCTTATAATACATGATCTTCTACCGGTCCATGGCGGACAACGGCGAGCTCGGACTTGGAAGTGGAAGAGAGGGAGAAACAGATAGGACGGAGCAGCGATGACGCGGACAAGATGAAGAGGAGGGTAATGGAGATGGGGCTGGGGTTGCCTCGTCACACGGCTTAAATAACCGGATTTGGCCCCTCAGGGGTGCGCTGGACCCATGCCATGAATGTGCCCTCACCGAACGAGGTGTTAGTGCTCGGCAGATGCGTAGCTTTCCACGTGGGTACCTCCCTCAGCCCGATGTGGTGGATGCGTCCGGGCATGCTTGTGCCTCCCCATCCCCCCTCCCATAAATGGGCAGGGTTTGAGGGGGGCCGGGCAACTCAGGAGTATAGGACCGGTTTGAGGGGGTCGTTTGGATTGTATTTTCCCAACCGATCACTGACCGGGCCATCCGCCCAGACGTATAGGGTGGATTTAAGGGGTCCAGTTGTAGATGCTTAAAGTTCGATGTGATAGTACTAGTATTGTGCTTAACCGGGTCTTGAGCTCACCCTGGCTCAGTGGCAGAGTGTGACAACTAACCAAATGGAGGCTAATTCTAAACTAAAAGCAAATTATGCATGAATACCCAATCACGAGTCTCTTCACCTCCTTTTCTTTTGACAAAGGACTACATGATGTGTTGTTTCAGCATAGTTAACTAAAACCAAAATTCAAATATCATTAGTACTTTCCCGAGTTAAGTTTTTGTATTGTAATTTTAATTGATACAATCAGAACATGAGTGAGTTAACATCTGAATCAAGTTTACATGAACATGGCATGGTGCATCAAGTTTAATGGGTAATCAAATTTACACACCATCTGACCATCTGAGTATCTCTGAATCAACTTTATTCAACTGAATTTTACACACTATCTGACCAATCTAAATATCGTTGAAGCATATCTCGATTTGCTCCTTTAGTCCTTCAGCAGCACTTCACTGTTCAGCTCACGGGCGTTGTATTGAGTCGTGCAGATGCAACATCAGTACGAGAAGGACATCAGCAGCAGAGTCATACAGATGTAGTAACAAGCCGCCAAGGATGATCGATGGCGTGTAGCACAGCAACAACATGAGATGACGAGATGGGCGTCAACGGTGATGGCATGCAGAAGCGAGGGCCACAGCATCGGTTGGAAATTGGAGTCTTGATGGAGCAACCGAAAAGGAGGATACCAAGTTTGTGGAAGTAGGACTTGGGAAGAGGATCTCAAATTTCAATAGTAATGGAGGCAAATCACATAGAAAGGCGTGGCGTGGGGAAGGGAGAAACGAACGTGAGAAAGGCTAAGGGTGTGTTATTGCGTTCGGGCTGGGAGGAAAATTATTTAGTCATGAGTTAGGTCATTGCTTAGTATTAAAATAAAATTTTCACTTTTCGCAGCCCCGTTGGCCTCTATGAGGCTCCTCCATTGTCGGGGCCTACCAACGAGTACCTAAACTAAGAAAGTTATAGTCTTGTAAGTATGACACACCAAATACTATGAACATGGAATTGCTAGCATGTCCAAAGTTGCCCAagtaaaaaaatctatgaactgcaACGTATTAATTCTCGACCAATATGTGATCAAATATCAAGTTAAAGGGCTGAAATTGCATTGCTTAATATAGTGGTGGAGTTTCAGCGCATTATGTGGAAATAATAATGTTGGTACACAATGACTTCTCGGCTGTCACCGAGAGGGTTAGACCAGTTCTAGAATAAGAGTGGCGACAGTGGCGCGTCAGCGGCTCGTTCTGACGACAACAATGGTCGTCGGTGGTTGATGGACCATAATATAATTTTTATTTATTATGCTTGTGGTGATTTGCACTTCCTGGTGATCTTATAATAGATCTAAGTCATTttcgcaaaaataaataaattaggtGCTTCCTCTTTTTGCATGCGAAAAAGGGAGTACCGAATTTATTGTTCATCAACTGTAGTATTATATATCAACATTAGTATTCTTTACCGATTTGGGTACTCCCTCGTCATTAAAAATGTGTATTTTCCCAATGTTTGATCAAATTTAAATACTTCATCCATCCATCGTGTCATATATTGTTCCTCTAACGTATGGTCAAAGTTAGTCTCGAAAAATACATTAGACCCTATATATGGATAGAGGGAGTAAGTCAGCATGGATAAACCCAAATTCAATTACCAGGTCCACCTTGAATTGATTTATTTATTCAGTGCTATAGATATTGAATAGTTCTTTCTATAAATTTGTTCGAATTTTACATCTAGTTtcttttacaaagtttgactttaaaacaaATAAGTGTAGGACACTGAGAGTATCTACAATAGTGTACGCTTATCTAGGCGGTtaacaaaaaaaatagcaattttttTAAAAAGCCCCAAGCGTTATCTGGTCCATCACCAGGCTCTAAATAGGGTGGAAAGCGACGCTTGGTGCCTCATCTTGTATGGAAAAGAAAAGAGGGCAAGCGCTCGCTGCCTTATTTTGGGCTGCTGCAGCACCTGACGCCATGAATTGAGGACGCAACTGCTGATGGAATGAGAAATTTTTCCTAGCACTTGGCGTTGTAGATGTCTTCAGCTGCATCCTTGATTGTGTAATAAGTGATTTTGTGAGGTTCTATGCTCCCACTGTTCATCCCGCCACTCGAGTTAGGTGAACAATTGCTCTTTGCAATTATCCAGGATCGGTATCAGGATGTGATGGTAATCCGGTTATAAGATGCACGTCACGCTCACAGTTGCAAGGCATACTTCCGACCGATTGAAACGAACACTATCATCACACAAGATTCTCTTTTGAGGGGTATCGTCACACAAAGATTAGCGAGTAGGGCGGGCCCTTGGTGCAGAAGACATGCTATTTTGGGAAATTACAAGGGGCTACACGAGAAGGCACCAAATTCCCAGTTGCCCACCGACGGTTCGCTCACTGCACCACCAAGCAGCAGATTTCGGCCGTCGGATGCCTCTAGCAGTGTGATCTTGTTGCCTGGCCTGGCTTCCCGGTCCCGTCAATTTTAATGGCCCTACATCATCAGCAGCCTTGAAAGAGATAAAGCTGGCATTTCCGCGCCCGGTCGCCAGAGGACCGTTGGTAAAGGTGTCATCATCTTCCTGTGTGGCAAGTTCCCATTAGCTGGGCCACGGTGTACTGCCACGCACCCAGGTGTCGGTAAAAGACAGTAGGAGGAGACATGTACATTGTCCTGTAGTCTCCTGCCCCACACCTACAGACGCACGTATGTGTAGCGGCCGAAATCACTGTTTGGACCATTTTATTGTACTCCTTCCGTttatttttagtttgcatataagatttgatcaaagtcaaCCTTTGTTAAAtttgactaagtttataaaaaaaatatatcaagattcacaatatgaaatcaatattgttaggtGCATCATGAAATCAATTGTCATATCGtatagctttagtattgtagaCGGTAATATTTTTCTCTACAAAGTTGATCaaattttacaaagtttgactttgaccaaatcttatatgcacacTAAAaagaaaaggagggagtacatagtagTTTAGCATGACCGGACTCCGACCACATTTATTTTCTACCGCCATTCTCCCCGATGGTAGGGTATAACAATCTATCGCCATGGTCCTATGCGATAGGGTGGTGATCAACGTAGACGACACCGTCTGACTATACTAATGTGTATAAGTGTGTACCGCTATATACTGCGGCGGTAGGTGGTTATACCCTACCACCACAACTAGTGAGGATATGGTGCTGGACAGGTATTTGGCCCGAGGGGCTGCAAGCGGGCCCCACCAATGGTGAATCTTGAAAAGAATTAAGTAAGGGGGGATTGGGCTGCCTGTGTTGTGTGAAATGGCTTTGGCTAGGCTGTCAAGTGGTTCAACTGGGCCTGTGACTAGTAGTAAAAATAAAACATGCAGTGCTGGAGAGGGGCTTGAGCCtgttaaagcccccccccccccagtagATTCGCCACTAGGCCACACCCACCCATCGACccctttcctcctcctctcctccacgaaCAGAGACTGCGtccgcctctctcctcctcccaaatgatggggaacgaagcatgaaaataaataaaaaatcctacgaacacccaaaatataatctaggagatgcatagcaccgagaggcagtgtgtctacatacccttgtagaccgaaagcgttaGTGTCGTAATGCGGTTGAGGTAGTCatactcttcacgatccaatcgcgatctagtgtcgaacggacgacacctctgagtttagcacacaTACTGCTCGGCAgcgtcctctccttcttgatccatcaagcaaAGGAAAGGAGGTAGATGACATCTGaaccaacacgacggcgtggtggttgtAACGACAGAGGAACACCGACAGGGCTTCACGAAGCACTGGTGGATCGAGGTGGAGACTTATCGAGAGAGAGGAGGCTTGGGTTTGGCGTCCAACCCTTGCGCCCCTCCCCATTATATATAGGGGCGTGGGAGGGCTGGGGCCGCAGCGTCCAAGGGAGGAAATTTGCCTCCCAAGGCAAGTGGACTCCCTTCCACTTAGGGTTTCTCCTTCACAGGTGCATGGGCCTTGTAGGGGCTGGttccttggcccattaaggccagGGCAACCCCTACAACCCATGATACTATGTGGGACGTGATGGAACCCTTCGGAACCTTTCGGTGACTTCCCGAAAAACCAGATTTTTTCCCGGAACCCCGACAACAACATtccatatatataaatctttacctccgggccattccggagctcctcatgaCGTCCCAAAACccatccaggacttcgaacaaccttcaaaCTTTCGACTATTAATATCTCAATATTACCCTAGCGctatcgaacattaagtgtgcgaccctacgagttcgagaatcacgtagacatgaccgagactcctctccggtcaataaccaatagcgggacctggatgcccatattggttcccacatatttcacgaagatctttatcgattgaACTATGATGTCAAAGATTCAGTTAATCtcgtataaaattccctttgtccggcgatatgttacttgtctgagattcaatcatcggtatctccatacctagtctaatctcattactggcaagtctctttgcttGCTCTGTAATACAAGAACCCGTGaaaaaactcattagtcacatggttgcaagcttcttgtgatgttgtattatagagaggtcccagagatatctCTTCGTCACATGGAGGGACAaaccccagtcttgatccatgcaacccaacaaacacctttgaaaatacctgtagagcacctttatgatcacccagttatgaagtgacatttgataacacacaaagtattcctccggtatttgggagtggcatgatctcatggtctaagaaattgatacttgacatgaagaaagctataccaAATAAACTAAGTAATATGATCTTATGCTAAGCTCACggttgggtcttgtctatcacatcattctcctagtgatgttatcccattatcaaatgaaaactcatgtccatggttaggaaaccttaaccatctttgatcaacgagctagtctagtcgaggcttactagggacaccgtgttgtttatatattcacacatgtatctaagtttctgatcaatacaattctagcatgaataacaaacatttatcatgaatcggaaatatgataataaccaatttattatttcttctagggcatatttccaatagtctcccactcgcactagagttaataatttagttcacattgctatgtgattaatacccaatgaTTTATGGGTAGAGATGGCACCTGCTGGGTTTGGGCACGGGTGGAGCCACCCTATACCC is drawn from Triticum dicoccoides isolate Atlit2015 ecotype Zavitan chromosome 6B, WEW_v2.0, whole genome shotgun sequence and contains these coding sequences:
- the LOC119325155 gene encoding protein NDL1-like isoform X3, yielding MGDSGGSVVSVDVERISLGGKEHHIQTNHGSVSVAVYGDHDKPALVTCPDVALNYMSCFEGLLFCPEAASLLLHNFCIYHISPPGHELGAAPISPKTPVPSVDDLADQVADVLDFFGLGSVMCLGATAGAYILTLFAAKCRERVLGLVLVSPLCKAPTWTEWFYSKVESNLLYYYGMCGLVKESLLQRFFSKEVRGCSESPESDIVQGCRSLLDQRQSMNVWRFVEAMNGRYDLTEGLKQLQCRTLIFVGKNSQFHVEAVHMTAKLDRRYCALDEVQACGSLVTEEQPHAMLIPMEYFLMGYGLYKPSELDCSPRSPLSPFCISPELLSPESMGVKLKPIKTRARLQV
- the LOC119325155 gene encoding protein NDL1-like isoform X4, with protein sequence MVNLSQHPLLALSSSSSSAYEHHIQTNHGSVSVAVYGDHDKPALVTCPDVALNYMSCFEGLLFCPEAASLLLHNFCIYHISPPGHELGAAPISPKTPVPSVDDLADQVADVLDFFGLGSVMCLGATAGAYILTLFAAKCRERVLGLVLVSPLCKAPTWTEWFYSKVESNLLYYYGMCGLVKESLLQRFFSKEVRGCSESPESDIVQGCRSLLDQRQSMNVWRFVEAMNGRYDLTEGLKQLQCRTLIFVGKNSQFHVEAVHMTAKLDRRYCALDEVQACGSLVTEEQPHAMLIPMEYFLMGYGLYKPSELDCSPRSPLSPFCISPELLSPESMGVKLKPIKTRARLQV
- the LOC119325155 gene encoding protein NDL1-like isoform X5, whose protein sequence is MEHHIQTNHGSVSVAVYGDHDKPALVTCPDVALNYMSCFEGLLFCPEAASLLLHNFCIYHISPPGHELGAAPISPKTPVPSVDDLADQVADVLDFFGLGSVMCLGATAGAYILTLFAAKCRERVLGLVLVSPLCKAPTWTEWFYSKVESNLLYYYGMCGLVKESLLQRFFSKEVRGCSESPESDIVQGCRSLLDQRQSMNVWRFVEAMNGRYDLTEGLKQLQCRTLIFVGKNSQFHVEAVHMTAKLDRRYCALDEVQACGSLVTEEQPHAMLIPMEYFLMGYGLYKPSELDCSPRSPLSPFCISPELLSPESMGVKLKPIKTRARLQV
- the LOC119325155 gene encoding protein NDL1-like isoform X1 yields the protein MSMKTRANPRSASKAIAIFSYEMVNLSQHPLLALSSSSSSAYEHHIQTNHGSVSVAVYGDHDKPALVTCPDVALNYMSCFEGLLFCPEAASLLLHNFCIYHISPPGHELGAAPISPKTPVPSVDDLADQVADVLDFFGLGSVMCLGATAGAYILTLFAAKCRERVLGLVLVSPLCKAPTWTEWFYSKVESNLLYYYGMCGLVKESLLQRFFSKEVRGCSESPESDIVQGCRSLLDQRQSMNVWRFVEAMNGRYDLTEGLKQLQCRTLIFVGKNSQFHVEAVHMTAKLDRRYCALDEVQACGSLVTEEQPHAMLIPMEYFLMGYGLYKPSELDCSPRSPLSPFCISPELLSPESMGVKLKPIKTRARLQV
- the LOC119325155 gene encoding protein NDL1-like isoform X2; translated protein: MSMKTRANPRSASKAIAIFSYEMVNLSQHPLLALSSSSSSAYEHHIQTNHGSVSVAVYGDHDKPALVTCPDVALNYMSCFEGLLFCPEAASLLLHNFCIYHISPPGHELGAAPISPKTPVPSVDDLADQVADVLDFFGLGSVMCLGATAGAYILTLFAAKCRERVLGLVLVSPLCKAPTWTEWFYSKVESNLLYYYGMCGLVKESLLQRFFSKGCRSLLDQRQSMNVWRFVEAMNGRYDLTEGLKQLQCRTLIFVGKNSQFHVEAVHMTAKLDRRYCALDEVQACGSLVTEEQPHAMLIPMEYFLMGYGLYKPSELDCSPRSPLSPFCISPELLSPESMGVKLKPIKTRARLQV